In the genome of Candoia aspera isolate rCanAsp1 chromosome 12, rCanAsp1.hap2, whole genome shotgun sequence, the window AGTTATATTTTGGAAAACGAAGCAAGGATGTATCCAGGTTCTGTacgatgcagcagcagcagcagcaacctacCAGCACAAAATTTTCCTTCTGCCACACCCTACGCAGATTACATAGGATACCATCATGTCCAAAGTATGGATAATCGTGGACAGCCTTCAGGGACTTGGGGAACACATTACGGGCTGCCAAGGGAGGACTGGAGTGCTTACGGCCCAGGACCTTCCAGCACTGCAACCTCCACCCAAATCAACAGGTCTTCTCCTGGACAGGTCTCCTTCACTTCTGCTGATTACAGTTCCCTGAATCCTGCTGGTTCCATGGCTTTACCCTCTCTAGACACAATTAATTCAGAGCCAAGCTCTCCTCCCCTCAGTCAGCGGCATGGCTCCTATGAATGGATGAGGAAAACAGTCCAATCTACTTCAACAGGTACGTTGGCAACCTAAATTCCCTCCCCCTCCAAGAAATCTGTGACTGGTTACAAGTAACCTTTTCCCACATTGACCACTTTCTGAAAACAATGGGATACATTATCCCAAACTGGAAAGGGTTTTTCTCATCTTCTGATCAGGCTTTCGAACCACAACGTTGATTTATCGTCCCAGCTGACATCAATCTGGTCCTTCTGGCGAATGATCACAtgatatatttctatttaaaaagaaggGCAAGTaaggagaaatgggctgaaagagGAAGACGTTGATTTAAAAAACAGCCTCAGCTCCTCTTATAATATAAGGGATAGAATTCCCATCAAACTGAGTGGGGTCTACTCCTGAAAGAGTTGGCATAGTTAGGGCCTTGGACATGCTGATTATTAATGTTGGGTTGGCTTGAGACTTGAATGCAAACCAGCTAAATAATACTTACAGCAGGCATCTGATGAAGTGCGCTGTGGCTCTCAAAAGCGTATGCTTTTTGATAAAATCTGTTACTCGTAAAAGGGGCTTCCGGAGTCTGATTTTGCGCTATTTCTTCCTACCTCACAGGCACACTGAAATCCTCATTGaaatcccatttatttcaatgCTGCTTCCTCTAAATACCCGTGAATCTGTATCAGCCCATTGCACTTGAAATCACCCCAGAATGGTGAactttacactttttttttatttatttgcatgacAGCAGAACCAAACTAGCATTTAAGGGGCAATGTATGCGTTGAAAGATTCCCATCTGGAGAGGGACAGGGGCAGTGCGGATTCTGATCACCTAGGTTCACTTTCAGGGCAACCTCCATTAACATTTCAAATAGGTGCTGGGGATAAAAGGGGCTGTGGCTTAGAATGCTAGACGCCCTCTGAGAATGCGAGTCACAGAAAATACTTTTGATCTCTTGGCAGAGTGTCCTCTGGAACGTTAATAACAAGTTGATTTAACGAAGATGACAGGAAAAAGAGATTGCACATGACTTTACAAAATGCATCTCAGACATTCTGGCAAATTACCTTGCTCGATGCTAAACTAGAACAGAGGTATGAGAAAATTAGTTACTGTTGCATTAATACTGGTATTAACACATTAAATActagtagaagagaatatctgtagctcagggatgagctgtggagttcttggtgctctctgagcccggttgttttcttgcagacatttcatgacccagctaAGGTAGGTAACATCATCTGGTGTTAAATATCTTCATATTAGTATATTTAAATAAGTTAATATGTCTCCATTACTCTCTACACATCTAGCAGCAAGTCTTCATATAACATGCTATACTAGGTAAGATTTAATCATAGCTGTTGATTCAGCACAAAGTATGCTTTGTGAATTCCCAGATGTTGACTAGGAATGCTAAAAAGACTTTCCTATTATTCTTCTTAAGAGATGGTGGAGCCAGTTTCCATTGTTTTATCTAGACCTCTCAGGATGATTATTAGAACCTCAGCATGATTATTAGAAAACATTCAAGTCTTTTCAGCTCCCAACTGTTTAACAGTTGCATAACAAAAATGTCActgttattaaaatatattttttaagttttccgTTCAGCCCTCAattattttgctgaaatcaaaagcTTGGGCTTAAAAATAATGGGTTGTATGGGTATGAGAGAGGAAATGACTTCTGATCAGATCTGGTACTCAAAACAAATTCCTGGGCTGACAATTGAAAAGGTATTCCCaaactgatgccttccagatgcattggactacAATATCCAAAATTCACAGCTACCCTGTTTGGAAACTCTGGCCACAGTGATCTGCAGGTATTCTAGAGAAATTTGAAGGAATTTGAGTGGGAGAAAGAGGTTAGCAAAGGCTGTTTTACCTGGATCTTTCTCTCATTCCTAGCTTCTCATTTTGTTCTTAAAAAGATCCACAAAGCTTCCAATCTGGTCACCTTGCTGTAAAgcaatatttttcaaacttggaaactttaagatgggtggacttggtGGGGCTgcggaatactgggagttgaagtccacacatcttaaagtggccaaatttgaaaaacacagctGTAAAGCAATCAATTATGTCAGGATTATGAACCAAAACTGGTAGACCTCATTTTCAAGGCAATTTAGTTTTTACCTAACCTTttataaatgaatatttaaacatACCCCTCGAGCTTCTGAATAGAAAAACAAGTCTTACTTCAGAGAACACCCTGTGCTTAAGAGTGGCTCTGCAGCCTATTGTATTAATCAAACAGGATAAGATGGTGAGATCTGCAGATAAGGAGGAGTAAACCTCTGGTTTAAATTAAGTTATCAAAAAAGGCATATAGAAATCCCTAATATATTTAGCCCTCTTTCCATATTGATAGTCtcaagggtgggtgggtggatggatggagagagagagggcgCAGTGTCTAGTCCATAGCCTGCCCATATAACTGAATTCCTTTCCTTGACTTGGCATTCCCTGGCCTCTTTGAGACTGCAGCTCCAAGAATTCCCAGCTAGTATGGGTTTTGTGTTTCTGGGAATTGCATCCAGAGGAGGCTGCAATAGAACATCTGGATTCACACGATGCTAGGCTAATCTCAAATGGGGTTGGATCGTTTGTGGTTCACTATGTTGTGGGAGTTCGGCCCTTGTGTTGGCATCTTGTTTGCATCAGTCCGTTTCCTTGAAGGGAAAGGATGGTTTGTTTGGCTGGGCCCACACGATGTGAAGAGGGCAGTCGTGTTTTGTTAACCGGCATTTAGCATGGTGTGGATGCATCAAAAGAAGGGTTTGACTTATAGAGCCTCCTCCCTCTCGTGCATTCTAGAAGTGtgagactacagctcccattgCTGGCTGGTGAGGTTGGTGGGCCAGACCTCTGAAAGGCCCTGGATGGAAGAAGGCTGTTCTAGTAGATCTAACCAAATAAACAAGAATTTGGTTATTTCCTTGTGCATCTGACCAGACCCAACCTTTGTGCTGTAGCAGACAGAAAAGAGCTTTGAATAAGAAGGTTACAAGCCCAGAGAGGGAGTTGTTCCTCCATTCATCTCTGGAATACTGGAAAATTTCCTCAGGACAGACCCAGATAAATGCACAACAGGGCCCTGTTTCATAATAGGAAATCCAGGGAATTAGTAGTCATGTTTTGGCCTCAGAGCTACTTCTAGTGAAGCTCTTAGCATCTAACCTGCTTGGACTAGATGCTTTCTCTTCAAGCTCTGCCTTTCTTCAGCCAGGGCTGGTGGATTCTCAGCTAGAACATGGTCTGCTTCTTTCCCCTAGTAATCTGAACTCTGCCATTTCCAACTGCGGATGCTCTGCTTGCTTTACCATTCTTCAGACCCACTCACCTATCTACCCTCCATGAATACACAGAATGTTCTTTCCAAAGCCTTCCTAAATGAGGTAGGGTGGGAATGAGGTCCAAAGGCTGGGGACATGGGCTTTCTTGTGCAGGTCCTCATCCCAGCTGCCAATAAATTGCTTTGACAATTCGTCCCAGTCTTAATATGGGGAGGAGCAAGACAACTTTTTATGGACCTCTGTCATAGCCTGGGCTTGGGGtcttttttttctaaactaaaaaagaaaaagtgctcaGCCACCTTTTTGGAGAAGAGGGGCTGATTCATTATCTGGGATCATTCCACTGCGCTTCTCTAAGTGTGCCACATCTTTCTGGAGAGAGGAAGGATGCACATTTTGGCATAACATTCATGCACCCACTAAGCAAGAATACGATTTGCTTGGTTTGGGCTGTGCATAGAGTGAATTGTGTGTTGCTAAAgagctgtggtttattcaacaagccatgataAAAATGTGCAGTTGATTATGGCAGTTCTCATGATGACCTACAAGGACATTCATAAGGTATTGTTTTGATGTAAATGCAGACTTTTCAAAGATGACAAAACACCTTCTTGAAAATAACTTGTTTGGAGACGTGTGTTAAAGTACCTGTTGCTTACGTGGCAGATGGCCAAGCTTTGTTGAGTCACTTAGTTGCTTCTGAAGGTTTTTTAGCACCCACAGTGCCAGCTGCTCCACTGTGAGAGGACAGATGTTAGACTCAAGAGTTTCAGACTGACTTCCAGGACTACTGAGGCAGGGTGACCATTACCAAACACTGTTGACCTACTCCACAGACTTTTcttgaaacaaaaaaatatttctgcagaGAAACAGCTAAGAAACAGTGAAGTGCCATCACAAATATTAGCTTagtagtatttttttctcttccttttgccatcatATTTTGCCAGGGCCACTTCAGTGGGAACAGTGAGAACCAATTGCTCCCAGCCCCCCAAAAGGAGGGTCCCATCCAAGACCCACTTCCATATTTCAAATGATTAGATGGACAGTATTTGTCATTCAAGGCAGTAAAATGAATCGGTTATCATGAGTTTTGGCTATTGTGGACCAAGAAGATATGGATACAGGATGCTATGAGGAGAAGGATGGGATTCAAATGGATAGCTTCTCTTCAAAAGTGTTCATGTACCACCTTTCTGTGGCATTTCTCCTGCAGCACATAACCATGGGGCTGGGGGGACTGCAATTTCCATTCCTTCTGCTTTTGCCTCCCCAGCCAAGGCCTGGTTCCTGGTGATCCCAAGAACTAACCAGTCCAGCCATGCTTAGCTTCCTCCAAGATCATCCAAGGTTGGTTAGGGGTGCAAGAGAAGGGAGAGGGGAGAAACCAAttcctgtggaacagcattcctcaGCCAGGCTGCAACACAGGAGAAAGCTCTTTCCCACCTGCCAGAAAGACAAGCCAATGCCAACAGGGGAAACTTAGACGGGATCTTCTGGAGATCTTATCTGGAATGATTTCTATgagcaagagaaaagaaaggcaaaCTCTTCCAATGTACATACAGAGAAGTTGCTCCTTCACACTTTCTTCATCAGCCTGGAAGCCTTATCCGTTGGCTGGTTGGCTTCTACATATGTTGGCACTACAACTTCCCAAATTCCCAGCTGGCTgcatcacaatttttaaaaagaaagtagagATGCAATTATTATTTCTggaagttttccattttttttccttcagggaaGCCTTATCCACAAAGTAGTGACAGGAATTAAGGTGTTGGATTTGGACTTGGGAGAACCCAACTCTCCCTATAACTATGACCCAGGTTTCCCTATCACTATGAAGCTCACAGAGTGACTGTGGGCCAACTGCTCCTCCACCCTTAGGTCAAGCCAGCTCACAGGGTCATTATGAGAGTGTAAAAGGATAGGTATACGTTTCCTCATGTAAAGTTCTTGAGTTCCCAGAACAAATGTAAATATATTGTTGTTTCACCTGCCTAGATGTTTCTGCGTATCTGGAATGTGGCATAGGAGGATCTTCTAGAGAACTTTATCAGCTCAAATGATCCACTGAATAATGCTCTTCAGGCTTCACCACTGCACTATGTCAGTCTTCCGTTGCCTGGTACAATCCACAGATGTTGAATTACAAATCCCTGCAAAGCCACTTTGCAGCCCAACTCCTCTGTCAGGAACTAGGCTGGGGAATACTGCTAGACAGGGATTGAAAATACATCCTCAGCTTTCCTAGTGGCTGTGGATTTCAGGAGAACTTTTAAGGATGGACCAGCTGTCTCTTCATAAAGCTCCCTGGCATTCCTAATTTCTAACTGAAGAGAAGCACTCCTGGTCACCTTCCAAGAAAATTGTCTGGAACCCAGGACTTACTTCATTTATTCTACCTCCCCTAATCTGGTGTGTTTCAGATGTGCTAACTAAGGATACTGAGaatcccacacatctggagaatatcTGTAAAGACTATTGGTTTCTTATCCATGCTAGACTGGAGAATTTAACATATTGTCACTGGTACCGCTATGGTGGGATCACAACTCTAGAACTCACATTGGGGGGGTGAGGTGGGGTAACAAAAGACAGGTAGCAAGAATGACAAGGCAGTGGCATAGGATGAGAAGGTTTTGCTCACTGTTAACCTGGGGTAAGtgtagggttagagttagggttaggtatAGGCAGAGGACTTGAGCAATAAAGCCAAGCGTTTCCTCAAATCCTTTGCTTGCTCTCCCCCGCTCTCAAATTCATCAGGAGGCatacacatttaaataaaaaaaccccacaacaacTTCATGATGCCACTACATCTTGTTCTGATTTGCCTTTGGATTGTTCCCACTGAGCTCTGTTTTCACCTTGGTTGTCTTTTCTCAATAGAGCCAGGTGCGTCCAATGCTGCAGAAAGATGGCTAAAGGCTTGCTCCTGAGTAGATGAATCTGGATTGGTAAAACCAAGACATTCTCTGAACTATATGTTTTGGTGCAGAGCTCATCCCAAATCCATCTTGAATCAGGCATGGAATTTCTAGGCCAAGAAGTAGctcatttgtttatttgcagGCGTAGGAGATGATGTTGGCCAACAGCAATGTTCTGTACTTGCAGGTAAATCACCCACTAATATTAATATTCGTGGGATATCTGTTTGCACAGTTATGGAGGAGTATGAAATAGTAATTGAGGAAACGGAGACTCATACAAATCATAGACCAGAATAAAGAGATTCATTCATTTCACTGACACATTATGGATTGAGAAGATGGTTGGCTGAAGGTGGACAAGGTTTCCTGTCTAACTGGAGAAATGTGAATTAGGGATTGAATTGCCCTGGGAGGGTAAAACCAATAAGCTTAATGGTTGGCTACAGCTCAGACAtggttctatgatccatttgtataTTTTCACCAAGAGCTCAAGACAGCTTAATGGGAATCTCCATTTTACCTCTGTAAaaatagccctgtgaggtagattcaACTGAGAGAGGCTGCCTCAGCATCACCCAGTGAGTTCCCATAACTTGAGCCCTGGCCCAACACCTGAACCATTATACCACACTGGAGTATTAAACCAGACTTCTCTGAACTGGTAtcttccaggtgtgttggactacaactcccagcagtctCAGTCAGCATTGCAGTTCTGTGAATTCTGAGCATTATAGTCCGACTCTTGGAAGACACTAGGCTGGGGAACCTCTGTGAGCCTGCTGAAATTTTTCCTACACCATCACCAAATCCAACATTGTGGATCCACCGTTTTGGAAGTTTCTCTGCCAGTCCAGTGCAAATTACCTCTTCACAAAGCAGACTGTAATGCACAAAAAGTATTTAAAGACATTAGAAGAGAAAGATGGGTAGCCAGCTTTTAGCAACAGCACCTTCACAAATTAAACCCATCTTCTCTGGCCTGGGATCCTACATATGGGTCAGTCCTCCAGCCCAGATGGTGATTTGATTTCTGTTCATCATAATTCACTCAAGAGCTCTGGAACTGGCCAGGTGAACAATACCAACTAGTAAATCTTTTGAGTAGGAAGTTTTTCTCGTGTGTGTAGCAAAGGAACAAGCCAAAGATGCCTGCCTGATTCTAGTTCAACAGGAACCTTTTCCTGCCAAAGAGTAAGTCATAGCATTAAAAGAGAGCTTCTAGATTTAGCATGTGTGatagaatagatatgatttgacAGACATGACTTGTCTCATTGTGATTTCTTAAATAAACCTGAGCTGCTGGTTTGTTTAAGAACCTTCAACCCACCAAAACTGgaatcacacaacacactaagccaaagccaagcaAACCTCATGATGTGTAAACCCAGTCATGACTCAAAAtgagagaggagaagagagtAGAACAGACTTTATTGCAGTCCATGATCTCTCTAAAAATACCCATAACAGTCACACATTAATGCTTCAGTATACATTGCTTATATCTGCATGACTTGTTGATGGAGATATTTATGTGTAAAAAATAAATGCCAAACTCATTATTTACACTTTGGAGTTCATAATCTTAGCCAATAATGCTTGTGTCTGTATTTCATCTGACATAATCCTGGGAAATATATATCTGAAAGTTTGTGACactttttaatttgggggggttAGTCATCTTATGTACCCACTAGGCAGAAGGTGGgataaaagatgaaaaaataaaaatgaacagtaTGCTCTAAAAAATCCACTTTCAGGTCTTACTCTAGTTGCTTCTAGAATTCTCTAAATGAATAAAACCCATGCAAAATGGGGTTTAAAATTCAGCACTGCCCTACCTTATAGGGTTGTTGTCAGATCTTGAGATAATGTATCTAAAACAACAAGCACCAAAATGCCTGACACTTTTTGAATGCCATGCAATCTTAGCCACCACACTCAGTTTAAAAAGTCATGGATAAAATATTAATACTAAAATTATATGAATATAATATTACGAATTATCTAAGactgagaaataaaaacaagagagagaaggaaataccCATCTAAGTTAATTTTGActggtttattttaaatactttaaaatattcttcAGTTTAAGATAAAATTTCCAAGACATCATACTAttcataaaacacaataaaaataatcacaatTACCAAGGAAATCAGCGCAAACTAAGAACCATCATCTGCAGTCAGGTGtacaaaaacattaaaaggcATCTAAAGGGCAGCAATTAAAAGCTGCATTAAAAAGTGTCTGGTAATTAAAAGATATGACTCAACCAGTTAAATGTCTCTGCCAAGCAAATTCCAGAGCAAAAGAGCCATAACTGAAAAGCAGGGGCATCTGAAGGGGAGTGGGAAGTTTTAAAGGTCAAGATGGTTGCTGTGGCCTCACTatagaagccctgccccttttacaGACTGCGTAAAAAAGGGGTTGGGCTATGATTGTGCAGTTTTAGCTgctatcctgatttttttttagttgctcCTGCTGCAAAGGCCCTTAATCCAGTCTCTACCTATCTTGCTTCTGAAGCTGCTTTGAAGATGTCCAGTTTCAGACAGGAGAAAAAATAGGCCACCCTTGAGAAACCTCCATGCCATACAAGTCTTCATcccttccaacagaagagaatctctgtagctcagggttgaactgtggagtcctaggtgctctctgagctcggtgCTCTGCTtggagatgtttcattacccaactaaggaacatcatcagtgcatccatcatca includes:
- the LOC134504297 gene encoding homeobox protein CDX-4-like → MYPGSVRCSSSSSNLPAQNFPSATPYADYIGYHHVQSMDNRGQPSGTWGTHYGLPREDWSAYGPGPSSTATSTQINRSSPGQVSFTSADYSSLNPAGSMALPSLDTINSEPSSPPLSQRHGSYEWMRKTVQSTSTGKTRTREKYRVVYTDHQRLELEKEFHYNRYITIRRKSELAANLRLSERQVKIWFQNRRAKERKLMKKKMTSFDGSSLGSIQSDSGSMSPIPIRDPQTHSEMAGTLFPPPPPPPPPLSMNGLQHSTTLPQVVASQ